In one Sporomusa sphaeroides DSM 2875 genomic region, the following are encoded:
- a CDS encoding NADH-quinone oxidoreductase subunit C, whose translation MTATIEVIPVATLRAAANVLSHGGRYRLTAMFANDERAINGCFAIYAVFAGKADRLIKTIKALIKQEDPPEFPSLTPLMASAAWYEREIHDLFGLVPLGHPDLRRLVLHENWPQGLYPLRKDFDPGAPVPNADSEYTMAPVQGKGVFEVPVGPIHAGIIEPGHFRFSQAGENVINLEAKLFFTHRGIEKAVEGMSFGRALYQAERICGACSVANTLAFVQAVETMTAVEIPVRAEYLRVLAAELERLYNHVGDIGNLCAGLGFAPGVSHGARLKEQVMRLNERLAGNRFLRGWVTLGGVTMDITKDMINDIRRTLVRLTRDFNELLGLLRENDAFLDRVNTTGILPQRAATDLGVVGVAARASGIDSDMRRDFPYAAYGRFDFEVPVYKKGDVAARLWVRADEAGESLRIIDQILVGLPGGKLLVEVPPAPLYKAGCGYAESPRGSVLHWLMAGENNTVYRYFSRSASYANWPALTVAAPGNIIPDFPLINKSFELCYACLDR comes from the coding sequence ATGACAGCAACAATAGAAGTAATACCGGTGGCAACCCTCCGGGCGGCCGCCAATGTACTCAGCCATGGTGGCCGCTACCGGCTGACAGCTATGTTTGCGAACGATGAACGTGCTATCAATGGTTGTTTTGCCATCTATGCCGTATTTGCCGGTAAGGCAGACAGGCTGATTAAAACCATTAAAGCCCTGATCAAGCAGGAGGACCCGCCCGAATTTCCTTCCCTTACGCCTTTGATGGCGTCTGCCGCCTGGTATGAGCGGGAGATTCATGATTTATTTGGGTTAGTACCGCTTGGACATCCGGATTTAAGGCGGCTTGTGCTGCATGAAAACTGGCCCCAGGGCCTATACCCGCTCCGGAAGGATTTCGATCCGGGCGCGCCTGTGCCTAATGCCGACAGTGAGTATACAATGGCGCCTGTTCAGGGCAAAGGTGTATTTGAAGTGCCTGTCGGCCCGATTCACGCCGGCATTATCGAGCCAGGTCATTTTCGGTTTAGTCAGGCAGGTGAAAATGTCATTAATTTGGAGGCTAAGCTGTTTTTTACTCACCGCGGCATTGAAAAAGCGGTGGAAGGCATGTCCTTTGGCCGGGCATTATATCAGGCGGAACGCATTTGCGGTGCTTGTTCGGTGGCCAATACGCTGGCTTTTGTTCAAGCAGTGGAAACCATGACTGCGGTCGAAATTCCCGTTCGGGCCGAATACCTGCGGGTACTGGCGGCCGAACTGGAACGACTGTACAATCATGTTGGTGATATTGGCAATTTGTGTGCCGGGCTGGGCTTTGCGCCGGGAGTAAGCCATGGCGCGCGGTTAAAAGAGCAGGTGATGCGCCTGAATGAACGCCTGGCAGGCAACCGGTTTTTGCGTGGTTGGGTGACATTGGGCGGGGTTACTATGGATATTACTAAGGATATGATCAATGACATTCGCCGTACCCTTGTCAGACTTACGCGGGATTTTAACGAGCTACTGGGGCTGCTCAGGGAGAATGATGCCTTTTTGGACAGGGTTAATACTACCGGCATCTTGCCGCAGCGGGCAGCCACTGATTTGGGGGTTGTCGGGGTGGCCGCCAGGGCATCAGGTATTGATTCTGATATGCGGCGGGATTTTCCTTATGCGGCATACGGGCGGTTTGATTTTGAAGTGCCGGTGTATAAGAAGGGCGATGTGGCAGCCCGTTTATGGGTGCGGGCTGATGAGGCCGGCGAGTCCCTGAGAATTATTGACCAAATACTGGTAGGGTTACCTGGTGGCAAGCTGTTAGTTGAAGTACCGCCTGCCCCGCTATATAAAGCAGGCTGCGGTTATGCCGAATCGCCCCGCGGCTCTGTTTTGCACTGGCTGATGGCAGGTGAAAATAATACTGTCTACCGTTATTTTTCCCGGTCGGCTTCTTATGCTAACTGGCCGGCGCTTACGGTTGCTGCTCCCGGGAATATTATTCCTGATTTTCCCTTAATCAATAAAAGTTTTGAATTATGTTATGCGTGTCTTGATCGCTAA
- a CDS encoding metallophosphoesterase → MKIFAIADLHLSGTPPAKPMSIFGAHWEGHWEKLKANWHELVTDDDVVLIAGDTSWAMKLPDALVDLHAIAGLPGRKIIIRGNHDYWWQTVSKLTKAVDGKLEFLNNSFAPVGEWAICGSRGWTCPEDPLFKAKDRPIFERELLRVEASLQAARDAGFTRIILMLHFPPFYDHQSHTGFAQLITKYKAEICIYGHLHSDSIKNAATGIINGAAYHLVSCDALEFQLKQLI, encoded by the coding sequence ATGAAGATATTTGCTATTGCTGACCTTCATTTGTCAGGAACACCTCCGGCTAAGCCGATGAGCATTTTCGGCGCACACTGGGAAGGGCATTGGGAAAAACTTAAAGCAAATTGGCACGAACTAGTCACTGATGACGATGTGGTTCTGATTGCCGGCGACACTTCCTGGGCAATGAAGCTGCCGGACGCACTTGTCGATTTACACGCTATTGCCGGTCTGCCTGGGAGAAAAATTATAATACGCGGCAATCATGATTATTGGTGGCAGACAGTAAGCAAACTAACCAAAGCCGTCGATGGGAAGCTGGAGTTTCTTAATAACAGTTTTGCCCCTGTCGGCGAATGGGCCATCTGCGGCAGCCGCGGCTGGACATGCCCCGAAGACCCGCTGTTCAAAGCCAAGGACCGGCCCATTTTCGAACGGGAATTGCTGCGTGTCGAAGCTTCCCTGCAGGCCGCCCGGGATGCGGGCTTTACCCGCATCATTCTTATGCTGCATTTCCCCCCGTTTTATGACCACCAGAGCCATACAGGCTTTGCCCAGCTGATTACTAAGTACAAAGCAGAGATCTGCATCTACGGTCATCTGCACAGCGATTCCATAAAAAATGCGGCAACCGGTATAATTAACGGTGCCGCCTACCATCTTGTATCTTGCGATGCGCTGGAGTTTCAGCTCAAGCAGTTGATTTAG
- a CDS encoding NADH-quinone oxidoreductase subunit K codes for MNVLIIILLFLALLLSRVTNLKTAVIILLGQSILVALACAIVAAETGAVHTYIAAALTLVIKAGLIPYALFRIVGMLRREREVNPILQPNYSAMVAGIMIVLAYGLTDKALPEIVSRDALAAAVAMMLIGLTMIMIRRQAVLQIVGLITMENGLYLVGLSVTQGLPLIIELGVVLDVMVAVVVLVILTYRLKRSFMSTDTSVLKKLKG; via the coding sequence GTGAATGTGCTTATCATTATTTTGTTATTTCTGGCACTGCTGTTAAGCCGGGTTACCAACCTGAAAACAGCGGTTATTATTTTACTGGGCCAATCCATCCTGGTGGCACTGGCTTGTGCCATTGTAGCTGCTGAAACCGGCGCGGTGCACACTTACATTGCGGCTGCGCTTACACTGGTTATAAAAGCCGGCCTGATTCCTTACGCTCTGTTCCGTATTGTCGGTATGCTGCGGCGGGAACGGGAAGTTAATCCTATTTTACAGCCTAATTATTCAGCCATGGTAGCCGGGATTATGATTGTATTGGCCTATGGATTAACTGACAAGGCGCTGCCGGAAATCGTCAGCCGGGATGCGCTGGCTGCCGCGGTCGCCATGATGTTAATTGGCCTGACGATGATTATGATCAGGCGTCAGGCGGTACTGCAGATTGTTGGCCTGATTACGATGGAAAATGGCCTGTATCTGGTTGGACTGTCGGTAACGCAGGGCTTGCCGCTCATTATTGAGCTTGGCGTGGTTCTGGATGTGATGGTGGCGGTAGTGGTACTGGTTATTTTGACTTACCGGCTGAAACGCTCGTTTATGTCGACAGATACCAGTGTGTTAAAAAAGTTAAAGGGATGA
- a CDS encoding RidA family protein — translation MKTVISSDRAPQAIGPYSQAIKANGFLFVSGQIPLDPTTGQIVYGGIESQTYQVIANLRAILEKEGLTFANVVKTTVFLKDMEDFAVMNKVYAQAFADEPPARACVQVARLPRDVSVEIELIAVYP, via the coding sequence ATGAAAACCGTGATTAGTTCTGATCGTGCCCCGCAGGCCATTGGTCCCTACTCTCAGGCTATCAAGGCCAATGGATTTCTATTTGTATCAGGACAGATTCCGCTTGATCCAACTACCGGCCAAATTGTCTACGGCGGTATAGAAAGCCAAACCTACCAGGTTATTGCCAATTTGCGGGCAATCTTGGAAAAAGAGGGTCTCACTTTTGCCAATGTTGTCAAGACAACGGTATTTTTGAAAGATATGGAAGATTTTGCGGTGATGAATAAGGTATATGCGCAAGCATTTGCCGATGAGCCGCCTGCTCGCGCTTGTGTGCAAGTGGCCAGGCTGCCGCGTGATGTCAGTGTAGAAATTGAATTGATAGCCGTATATCCATAA
- the lgt gene encoding prolipoprotein diacylglyceryl transferase — MHQYLFFIGDFPIRAYGLILSLSIILATCTAYFFAKQDGRWHQHVPDIGIYCGLAGIVGARLWDVFFFDWDYYQHHLLEIPFVWQGGMAIQGGVLLGAIAGIVYTKIHKIDTWAFADIVAAPAVIMGQAIGRMANLMNGDAFGNPTGGNFGIIYPPTTLAYQVYGDKPLWPAEVWEGQIDVIIFVLLLLFRTTNHAKGQVFILYAILYSAARFFLEFLRGDYGTLLFGLKSAQLTSLGIILIGLILFIRQGYYAERIGLGGKSK; from the coding sequence ATGCATCAGTATCTTTTTTTTATCGGAGACTTCCCCATCCGGGCTTACGGGCTCATTTTAAGTCTTAGTATTATTCTGGCTACCTGCACTGCTTATTTTTTTGCCAAGCAGGATGGGCGCTGGCATCAGCATGTGCCGGATATTGGAATTTATTGTGGCTTAGCCGGTATTGTCGGTGCAAGATTATGGGATGTCTTTTTCTTTGACTGGGATTACTACCAACACCACCTGCTGGAGATACCCTTTGTCTGGCAGGGGGGAATGGCCATTCAGGGCGGTGTCCTGCTGGGGGCTATCGCTGGTATCGTCTACACTAAGATCCACAAAATCGACACCTGGGCTTTTGCCGATATTGTTGCCGCTCCAGCGGTTATCATGGGACAAGCTATTGGCAGGATGGCCAATCTAATGAACGGTGATGCTTTTGGCAATCCTACCGGCGGCAACTTTGGCATAATTTATCCGCCGACAACCTTAGCCTACCAGGTGTATGGCGACAAACCGTTATGGCCGGCTGAAGTGTGGGAAGGCCAGATCGATGTTATTATTTTTGTACTGCTACTGCTCTTTAGAACAACCAACCATGCCAAAGGCCAGGTTTTTATCCTTTATGCGATTTTGTATTCAGCCGCCCGCTTTTTCCTCGAATTCCTCAGGGGAGACTATGGCACACTTTTATTTGGCTTAAAATCCGCCCAGCTCACCAGCCTGGGCATCATACTCATTGGCCTGATCCTATTTATCCGACAAGGATATTATGCCGAACGTATCGGCCTCGGCGGCAAAAGTAAATAA
- a CDS encoding TlpA family protein disulfide reductase, with translation MPKRLIILAVAVICMTVAMGFVAMQPDSFSGAEPQKPPAETGVTVGNALPEFTLPALDGRQVTVAPAGQILVLNFWATWCPPCRQEMPELDKFAEQYSGKVEFHAVNIQEPGDKVAAFMAQNKYTMSVLSDTEGEVAKLFRINAIPTTLVVDKQGIIKYRKSGPVTLAELEGVLNGL, from the coding sequence ATGCCAAAAAGACTTATCATTTTAGCAGTGGCTGTTATTTGCATGACTGTTGCCATGGGATTTGTCGCCATGCAGCCTGATAGTTTTTCCGGGGCGGAACCCCAGAAACCGCCAGCCGAGACTGGCGTTACAGTAGGCAACGCTCTGCCAGAATTTACATTGCCTGCTTTGGACGGAAGGCAGGTCACAGTTGCCCCGGCCGGACAGATTCTGGTACTCAACTTCTGGGCGACCTGGTGTCCGCCTTGTCGTCAGGAGATGCCGGAATTGGATAAGTTTGCTGAGCAGTATAGTGGCAAGGTTGAATTCCACGCCGTCAACATTCAGGAGCCTGGTGATAAAGTGGCTGCGTTCATGGCTCAGAACAAGTATACCATGAGCGTCTTAAGCGATACAGAGGGGGAGGTGGCAAAGCTCTTTCGTATTAACGCCATTCCTACCACTTTAGTGGTGGATAAGCAAGGGATTATCAAATACCGGAAGTCAGGCCCGGTAACGCTGGCCGAACTGGAAGGAGTGCTGAATGGATTATAG
- the nuoB gene encoding NADH-quinone oxidoreductase subunit NuoB — translation MLELLKKIVKTGRVTEPYDGGMVPPRFRGEVTKAAGLCQQCQSCCKACPTGAIRITDGQLLIDNRACIFCGACVAACEHAVLDHSDEYRLAELTTRLSEKIKATLKRSLHIRHVDAGSCNACDWEMTALNNPVYDLQQYGIDFVASPRHADMLMVTGVVTRNLEQALTMTYEAVPAPKLVMAVGACAASGKVFGSSYAIRGAVGTIVPVDIYVPGCPPRPAALIYGLLLALDRLGGKDK, via the coding sequence ATGCTGGAACTTCTCAAAAAAATAGTGAAAACAGGCCGCGTAACCGAACCCTATGATGGTGGCATGGTGCCTCCCCGGTTCCGCGGTGAGGTGACGAAAGCAGCCGGTTTGTGCCAACAGTGCCAAAGTTGCTGTAAGGCTTGTCCTACCGGAGCCATCCGGATTACGGACGGGCAGCTCCTCATTGATAACCGGGCCTGTATTTTTTGCGGGGCATGTGTTGCTGCCTGTGAGCATGCTGTCTTAGATCATTCGGACGAATACCGGTTGGCTGAGCTGACAACCCGGTTGTCGGAAAAAATTAAAGCCACGCTGAAACGGTCACTGCATATCCGGCATGTGGATGCCGGGTCGTGCAACGCTTGTGACTGGGAAATGACGGCGCTGAATAATCCTGTTTATGATTTGCAGCAATATGGTATTGATTTTGTGGCTTCGCCGCGGCATGCCGATATGCTGATGGTGACAGGAGTAGTTACCCGTAATCTGGAGCAAGCCCTAACTATGACTTATGAAGCTGTGCCGGCACCGAAATTGGTTATGGCGGTAGGCGCCTGTGCCGCCAGCGGCAAAGTTTTTGGCAGCAGTTATGCCATTCGCGGCGCTGTCGGCACAATCGTTCCTGTAGATATCTATGTGCCAGGCTGCCCGCCGCGTCCGGCGGCTCTTATCTATGGTTTGCTGCTGGCGCTGGACAGACTGGGAGGCAAGGATAAGTAA
- a CDS encoding cytochrome c biogenesis CcdA family protein, with the protein MDYSITLITVFGAGLISFLSPCVLPMLPTYTALLAGGGAQTMADNHWRFLANAISFLSGFTLIFVAMGATASYIGELFLDYQEVIRKIGAVFMMIMGIHVLGILKLPGLAREYRPFLQSTFTGPAGAFFLGLAFTAGWTPCTGPILATVLMYAGATATVSQGAFLLFIYAMGFCLPFLALALLINRYMSKIQGIYKWLPIVQQVAGIILIAAGLFIYFDLMQKGIGILWNLLG; encoded by the coding sequence ATGGATTATAGCATCACCCTGATAACGGTTTTCGGGGCGGGATTGATCTCTTTTTTGTCACCCTGTGTGTTACCTATGCTGCCCACCTATACTGCGCTCTTGGCCGGAGGCGGGGCCCAGACCATGGCGGACAATCACTGGCGGTTTTTAGCCAATGCCATTAGTTTTCTCAGCGGTTTTACGCTCATATTCGTGGCTATGGGCGCAACGGCCTCCTATATTGGTGAGCTGTTTTTGGACTATCAGGAGGTTATTCGTAAAATAGGGGCAGTATTCATGATGATCATGGGAATACATGTGCTTGGTATACTGAAGCTGCCTGGCCTTGCCCGCGAATACCGGCCATTTTTACAAAGCACGTTTACCGGCCCGGCAGGGGCGTTTTTCTTAGGGCTGGCGTTTACCGCCGGCTGGACACCTTGTACCGGTCCTATTTTGGCTACCGTGCTTATGTATGCAGGAGCAACGGCCACCGTTAGCCAGGGAGCATTTCTCCTGTTTATTTACGCTATGGGTTTTTGTCTGCCATTTTTGGCCCTGGCGCTGCTGATAAACCGCTATATGAGTAAAATTCAGGGAATCTATAAATGGCTGCCGATTGTTCAGCAAGTGGCTGGCATCATACTCATTGCCGCAGGTCTGTTTATTTACTTTGATTTGATGCAAAAGGGCATAGGCATATTGTGGAACCTATTGGGTTGA
- the sdaAA gene encoding L-serine ammonia-lyase, iron-sulfur-dependent, subunit alpha: MSLAKLSLAEWITAAEAEALPFAEFCLGLQVKQTELSSAEITARMEAMLAVMEESIAAGLKGPRSKGGLVGGDARKLQQYSQSRQKTLMGRFSGKAVAYALAVGEANAAMGRIVAAPTAGSSGVLPGILFALKEEYDLDQIQLAGGLIVAGAIGMVIASRASLAGAAGGCQAECGSAGAMAAGAMVALLGGTAAQVGQAVAITIKNMLGLVCDPVAGLVEVPCVKRNAGAVAQAIIAAEMALAGITSVIPVDEVIDAMESVGRSMHCSLKETAQGGLAVTPTGLELTEKISAR, from the coding sequence ATGTCATTAGCAAAATTGTCGCTTGCCGAGTGGATTACGGCGGCTGAAGCAGAGGCACTGCCGTTTGCAGAATTTTGTTTAGGGCTGCAGGTCAAACAGACAGAATTATCGTCTGCTGAAATTACTGCACGGATGGAAGCCATGCTTGCCGTAATGGAAGAATCAATTGCTGCCGGGCTAAAGGGGCCTCGTTCCAAAGGGGGCCTAGTGGGCGGCGATGCCAGGAAATTACAGCAATACAGCCAAAGCCGGCAAAAAACGCTGATGGGGCGTTTTAGCGGCAAAGCGGTGGCCTACGCTCTGGCTGTCGGGGAAGCCAATGCTGCTATGGGACGGATTGTCGCCGCTCCTACCGCCGGTTCCAGCGGTGTATTGCCAGGCATCTTATTTGCCCTGAAGGAAGAATATGACCTTGATCAGATACAATTGGCCGGTGGGCTGATTGTAGCCGGTGCCATTGGGATGGTTATTGCTTCACGGGCTTCACTGGCCGGTGCGGCAGGCGGCTGCCAGGCTGAATGCGGTTCAGCCGGAGCTATGGCGGCAGGCGCGATGGTGGCTCTGTTAGGCGGTACAGCAGCTCAAGTCGGACAAGCGGTAGCTATTACAATTAAAAATATGCTGGGGTTGGTGTGTGATCCGGTAGCCGGCTTAGTAGAAGTACCGTGTGTTAAGCGTAATGCCGGCGCTGTGGCTCAGGCTATCATCGCGGCGGAAATGGCATTGGCCGGCATTACCAGTGTTATTCCGGTGGATGAAGTAATTGATGCCATGGAGTCTGTAGGCCGATCCATGCATTGTTCGCTTAAAGAAACGGCTCAGGGTGGTTTGGCAGTTACACCTACCGGCCTGGAGTTGACAGAAAAAATCAGTGCCAGATAG
- a CDS encoding hydrogenase 4 subunit F, with the protein MEQWIVLALVLPLATSLLNMAQLTEQAIRRLNLTGSCLVSLTLLVIVYQVAVNGNIQAGQFYVDALSAVLLLVIAILTCTATLFSLSYMKLEIVQGHASLKMLKRYYILLNLFVFTMVCVPVVENMGLLWVAIEATTLSSALLVAFYFDRPALEAAWKYVMVCTVGICLALLGTILLYYAQVSADIGGGQALSWQALKAASGRLDPGMVKLAFVFILIGYGTKAGLAPMHTWLPDAHSQAPSPVSGFLSGALLSCALYAIIRTSIIVKGAVGPAFTEQFLTGFGLLSIVIAVPFILVQHDLKRLLAYSSIEHMGLITLGLGIGTPLAMYGALLHVINHAITKSALFYLAGAVIQHYGTKNILRIRGLVGAAPVMGALFVAAVLAIAGLPPFSIFYSKLTIVWAAFQSGSAWLGVIILLLMAAIFAGMIYYTLKLGFASAPRRVAASGYRPGKPAMAAIVVSLVLMAGGGIYLPAWLDTLITRAVAIMTGGGL; encoded by the coding sequence ATGGAGCAATGGATAGTTCTGGCACTGGTTCTGCCATTGGCAACTAGTCTTTTAAATATGGCACAATTGACAGAGCAAGCCATCAGGCGGCTTAATCTGACCGGCAGTTGTCTGGTAAGTTTGACTTTGCTGGTTATCGTTTATCAGGTGGCGGTGAATGGGAATATTCAGGCCGGTCAATTCTATGTTGATGCCCTGAGCGCCGTGTTGTTGCTGGTGATTGCGATACTTACCTGCACGGCCACACTATTTTCGCTGTCATACATGAAGCTGGAGATTGTGCAGGGGCATGCTTCCTTAAAGATGCTGAAACGTTATTATATTTTGCTAAACTTATTTGTATTTACGATGGTATGTGTGCCGGTAGTAGAGAATATGGGGCTGCTGTGGGTTGCCATTGAGGCCACTACTTTAAGTTCGGCCTTGCTGGTGGCGTTCTATTTTGACCGCCCGGCACTGGAAGCAGCCTGGAAGTATGTAATGGTGTGTACTGTAGGGATTTGTTTGGCACTTTTAGGCACCATTTTGCTGTACTATGCGCAGGTCAGCGCCGATATCGGCGGCGGGCAGGCACTAAGCTGGCAGGCGCTTAAAGCTGCCAGCGGCCGGCTTGATCCTGGTATGGTTAAACTGGCTTTTGTATTTATTTTAATCGGCTATGGCACTAAGGCTGGTTTGGCTCCCATGCACACCTGGCTGCCTGACGCCCACAGCCAGGCGCCATCGCCGGTCAGCGGTTTTTTATCCGGTGCACTCTTAAGCTGTGCGCTGTATGCCATTATCCGTACCTCTATTATAGTTAAAGGCGCTGTAGGGCCTGCTTTTACTGAACAATTTTTGACAGGCTTCGGTTTATTGTCCATTGTCATTGCGGTTCCGTTTATTTTAGTGCAGCATGACCTAAAACGGTTATTGGCTTATTCGAGTATTGAACATATGGGGCTGATTACACTGGGGTTGGGGATTGGCACACCGCTCGCCATGTACGGGGCGCTGCTGCATGTAATTAATCATGCGATAACGAAATCAGCCCTGTTTTATCTGGCAGGTGCTGTTATCCAACACTATGGCACCAAGAATATCCTGCGTATCCGGGGCCTGGTAGGCGCCGCACCGGTTATGGGAGCCTTGTTTGTGGCTGCCGTGCTGGCTATTGCCGGCTTGCCGCCGTTTAGCATCTTTTACAGTAAGCTTACCATTGTCTGGGCCGCCTTTCAGTCAGGCAGTGCCTGGCTGGGAGTGATAATATTATTGCTGATGGCAGCTATTTTTGCCGGTATGATTTATTATACTTTAAAGCTGGGCTTTGCTTCAGCGCCACGGCGGGTTGCCGCCAGCGGCTACCGGCCTGGCAAACCGGCGATGGCAGCCATAGTGGTATCGCTGGTGCTGATGGCCGGCGGCGGCATTTACCTGCCGGCCTGGCTTGATACTCTTATCACCAGGGCTGTGGCTATTATGACAGGAGGGGGATTATGA
- the sdaAB gene encoding L-serine ammonia-lyase, iron-sulfur-dependent subunit beta, with the protein MNIFDIIGPVMVGPSSSHTAGAVRLGNAARAILGQPVIEATIGLHGSFAQTGRGHGTDLALVAGLMGWPTDDLRIPQAFDYAREAGLHYFFRTIDAGDAAHPNFVKFWLTGQNGVKSQVAGASIGGGRVVISEVDDFPLAFTGDFPTILTLHEDRPGAVAEVTGILSKCGVNIAQMKVFRKNKGGLASMVLETDQPLAEADLAAVAGLPMIKTVRCIHAISGQGV; encoded by the coding sequence ATGAATATTTTTGATATTATTGGTCCGGTTATGGTTGGCCCTTCAAGTTCTCATACCGCAGGGGCGGTACGCCTGGGTAATGCTGCCAGGGCAATTTTAGGTCAGCCGGTCATTGAGGCCACTATCGGCCTGCATGGATCGTTTGCTCAGACCGGACGGGGGCATGGAACTGATTTGGCACTGGTAGCAGGTCTTATGGGCTGGCCGACCGATGATCTGAGGATCCCGCAGGCGTTTGACTATGCCCGGGAAGCCGGTTTACATTATTTTTTTCGGACAATTGATGCCGGTGATGCGGCTCACCCCAATTTTGTGAAATTCTGGCTGACCGGGCAAAACGGAGTTAAGAGTCAGGTCGCGGGAGCATCCATTGGCGGCGGACGTGTGGTAATTAGTGAAGTGGATGATTTCCCGCTGGCCTTTACCGGCGATTTTCCGACAATCCTGACCTTGCATGAAGACCGTCCCGGTGCAGTGGCTGAGGTAACAGGAATATTATCCAAATGTGGCGTTAATATTGCTCAGATGAAAGTGTTCAGAAAAAATAAAGGCGGTTTGGCCAGTATGGTGCTTGAGACCGACCAGCCGCTGGCTGAGGCAGACCTGGCTGCTGTGGCCGGTCTGCCGATGATAAAAACCGTACGTTGTATTCATGCCATTAGCGGACAAGGAGTGTAA